One Myxococcales bacterium genomic window carries:
- a CDS encoding DUF3341 domain-containing protein, with amino-acid sequence MPTLVSIFDRPDDVVTVITKLKKRGFDDLETYTPAPFPEIDDALDVRPSLVRWFTLIGCLTGVVTGFAMQIWMSLDWQVKIAGKAFASIPPYVIIGFELTILFGGLLTFVGMLLAGGLYPRFTMDKHYSPRFSAEEFGVVVNCGERDVAEVDALLRAQSAKEVTLVE; translated from the coding sequence ATGCCGACGTTAGTGAGCATCTTCGACCGACCCGACGACGTGGTCACTGTGATCACGAAATTGAAGAAGCGCGGCTTCGACGATCTCGAGACCTACACCCCCGCGCCCTTCCCGGAGATCGATGACGCACTCGATGTAAGACCCAGTCTGGTCCGATGGTTTACCCTGATCGGCTGTCTCACTGGCGTGGTCACAGGCTTCGCGATGCAGATCTGGATGAGTCTCGATTGGCAGGTGAAGATTGCCGGCAAGGCATTCGCCTCGATCCCACCCTATGTGATCATCGGCTTTGAGCTCACGATCCTGTTCGGCGGGCTCCTGACCTTCGTTGGAATGTTGCTCGCCGGTGGGCTCTACCCTCGCTTCACCATGGACAAGCACTATAGCCCGCGATTTTCCGCGGAAGAATTCGGTGTGGTGGTGAATTGCGGGGAACGGGACGTCGCCGAAGTGGATGCGCTGCTGCGAGCCCAGTCGGCCAAGGAGGTGACCCTTGTCGAGTGA
- the nrfD gene encoding polysulfide reductase NrfD, translating to MTPPATAAPAMSPNAVPQDSQANIDILSVITRGASLPWFLILGLALLGVGQAVAMLAYQTYVGLGIAGYQAPVFWAVYIVLFVFWIGIGHAGTLISAILFLFRAKWRNAINRSAEAMTVFAVLTAALFPLIHIGRLWKFYFLIPYPNQRGLWVNFKSPLVWDVFAVNTYMTISIVFFYVGLIPDFAIARDRTTGIRKFVYSILSLGWQGKSSQWKAHNRTVLHLSGLATPLVLSVHSVISWDFAMSIVPGWHTTIFAPYFVAGAVFGGFAMVLVVMIPVRRIYGLEEYITDYHLDNMSRFILLTSTICGYAYAMEYFIAWYSGVEFEQTSFWLRAFGPYWFSTWCMIIFNAVLPQLLWFKKLRTNVPFLFVLCVLINIGMWFERYVIIISSLSREYVPAAWGLYIPSFAELSILTGSFCWFSMFFILFLKGGPIIAIYEIKELIIHEKAHGGAH from the coding sequence ATGACTCCTCCTGCCACCGCAGCTCCTGCGATGAGCCCGAACGCGGTCCCTCAGGACTCCCAGGCCAACATCGACATTCTGTCGGTGATCACCCGGGGTGCTTCATTGCCGTGGTTCTTGATCCTGGGCCTGGCGTTGCTGGGCGTTGGCCAGGCAGTCGCCATGCTCGCCTATCAGACCTACGTCGGGTTGGGGATCGCGGGCTATCAAGCGCCGGTCTTTTGGGCCGTCTACATCGTGCTCTTCGTGTTCTGGATCGGCATCGGCCACGCAGGCACGCTGATCTCGGCAATCCTCTTCCTGTTTCGCGCCAAGTGGCGAAACGCGATCAACCGCAGCGCCGAGGCGATGACGGTCTTCGCGGTCCTCACCGCTGCGCTGTTTCCACTGATCCACATCGGGCGACTTTGGAAGTTCTACTTCCTCATTCCGTACCCGAACCAGCGCGGATTATGGGTGAATTTCAAGAGCCCGCTCGTCTGGGATGTGTTTGCCGTCAACACCTACATGACGATTTCGATTGTCTTTTTCTACGTGGGTTTGATTCCCGACTTCGCGATCGCACGCGATCGCACCACGGGCATTCGCAAATTCGTTTACTCCATCCTCTCGCTGGGCTGGCAGGGAAAGTCGAGCCAGTGGAAGGCCCATAACCGCACTGTGCTTCACCTTTCGGGCCTGGCGACGCCGCTGGTGCTTTCGGTGCACTCGGTGATTTCATGGGACTTCGCGATGTCCATCGTACCCGGCTGGCACACCACGATCTTCGCCCCGTACTTCGTGGCAGGCGCGGTCTTCGGCGGCTTCGCCATGGTGTTGGTGGTGATGATTCCGGTGCGGCGGATCTACGGACTCGAGGAGTACATCACCGACTATCACCTGGACAACATGTCCAGGTTCATCCTGTTGACCTCGACGATCTGCGGGTACGCCTATGCGATGGAGTACTTCATTGCCTGGTACAGCGGCGTAGAATTTGAACAGACTTCGTTCTGGCTGCGCGCCTTCGGGCCTTATTGGTTCTCGACCTGGTGCATGATCATCTTCAACGCGGTGCTCCCGCAGTTGTTGTGGTTCAAGAAGTTGCGGACAAATGTCCCATTCCTGTTCGTGCTCTGCGTCTTGATCAACATTGGCATGTGGTTCGAGCGATACGTGATCATCATTTCGTCGCTATCCCGCGAATATGTTCCTGCGGCCTGGGGTCTGTACATCCCGAGCTTCGCCGAGCTTTCGATCCTGACCGGTAGCTTCTGCTGGTTCAGCATGTTCTTCATTCTCTTCTTGAAGGGCGGTCCGATCATCGCAATTTACGAAATCAAGGAGCTCATCATTCACGAGAAGGCTCACGGAGGAGCGCACTGA
- a CDS encoding 4Fe-4S dicluster domain-containing protein, whose protein sequence is MPELDRRDFLKLLGASTGAVAGAGCTVDPIEKLIPYVIQPEEIVPGTSTIYSSTCMECPVGCGLHVTTRDGRPIKLEGHPDHPINQGTLCARGQVGLGRTYHPDRYESPMVKGSNGSTPISWADAQAKVAKSLKASPKGTWILGGPVGPTLSKLMDEWVSATGAGGRVVYEPFAHESLRSATKMVFGRHVLPEFDLSSADLVLDFSSDFLDQGLSPVEHARQFSQAKDLSNHGGAVLISVGPRLSMTASKADKWIHSTPGGEGALALALAMAIFPKKSSALVAKKGDLRSVKDLFKGQNTGQLLKQAGVDQHSFDDLVARLLAADHAVAMPPGVSATSSSGTSDAAAVLLLNVLLGGEGTRLKIPAEDSAEHSAPYSEIQALIAAMKAGKVNMLLIHNSNPVYSLPAASGFVAALAKVGTVVSFATLTDETSEAADLVLPDHDAFESWGDVSPRSGIRTLIQPTIRPLFDTQGLGDSLLAIGRETGAKLGEGSFLDRLKSAWSGSDWRQNLENGGVYAPVAPGSTAVVATVSQIKIAAPELSGSGEYTLVAYPHSFIGDGSAATLPWMQEIPDPVARASWLSWIEISDRTCAKLGVDYGEVVEVKTDAGSIALPVYPRGGIQDNVIAIAIGQGHTVGHYASLAGDGQPGKARGVSVISILSDATDEKGGRAWLSTKASVSGPVGYQRIPLTQFTDNQRGRKLAPTISLAALAMGGVHGDDHGVVAAAGHREGHHEGHGDEHGAAHGAAAASAGHGESHEIIALYNTENDAHPDSEYRWAMSIDNDKCTGCGACVAACYTENSIPIVGEEGMTRHREMSWIRIERYVDDGDREDGYERRPHPDREALGKTDVRYAPMLCQHCGAAPCESVCPVIATYHTPEGLNGMVYNRCVGTRYCANNCTYKVRRFNYFDYSQECWPGNMNLMLNPDVTVRQQGVMEKCTFCVQRIVTAQQTAKDENRPIADGEVVTACQQSCPSQAIQFGNAKDRKSKVVVTSSDEKRAYHSLHVLNTRPAITYLKQVDRADDERSHG, encoded by the coding sequence ATGCCCGAACTCGATCGTCGAGATTTTCTAAAACTGCTGGGAGCTTCCACCGGCGCCGTTGCGGGAGCGGGTTGCACCGTTGACCCCATCGAGAAGCTGATCCCGTACGTGATTCAGCCCGAGGAGATCGTCCCGGGAACTTCCACCATCTATTCCTCGACGTGCATGGAGTGTCCCGTCGGGTGTGGTTTGCACGTCACCACCCGTGACGGGCGACCGATCAAGCTCGAAGGACATCCCGATCATCCCATCAACCAGGGTACGTTGTGCGCGCGTGGGCAGGTTGGACTGGGACGCACCTATCACCCGGACCGCTACGAAAGCCCAATGGTCAAGGGCAGCAACGGGTCGACTCCAATCTCCTGGGCCGACGCCCAGGCCAAGGTCGCAAAATCACTCAAAGCTTCACCCAAGGGCACTTGGATTCTCGGCGGCCCCGTGGGCCCCACACTTTCAAAGCTGATGGACGAATGGGTGAGCGCGACTGGCGCAGGAGGCCGGGTCGTCTACGAACCCTTCGCCCACGAATCCCTTCGCTCCGCCACCAAGATGGTGTTTGGACGCCACGTGCTGCCCGAGTTCGACCTCAGCAGCGCGGATCTCGTGCTCGATTTCAGTTCCGACTTTCTCGACCAGGGACTGTCACCCGTCGAACACGCACGACAATTTTCGCAGGCCAAGGATCTGAGCAATCACGGCGGCGCAGTGTTGATCAGCGTTGGGCCGCGGCTCTCGATGACCGCATCCAAAGCGGACAAATGGATCCACAGCACTCCCGGTGGCGAGGGAGCTCTCGCGCTCGCGCTTGCCATGGCGATCTTCCCCAAGAAGAGTTCGGCCCTTGTCGCCAAGAAGGGCGACCTGCGAAGCGTCAAGGATCTCTTCAAGGGTCAGAACACCGGTCAACTGCTCAAGCAAGCCGGAGTAGACCAGCACAGCTTCGACGACCTGGTGGCCCGGCTGCTCGCAGCCGACCACGCTGTGGCCATGCCTCCGGGTGTCTCCGCTACGTCGAGTTCCGGGACCTCGGATGCGGCTGCGGTTCTGCTGTTGAACGTGTTGCTCGGCGGCGAGGGAACGCGTCTCAAGATACCCGCCGAGGACAGCGCCGAGCACAGCGCCCCGTACAGCGAGATCCAGGCGCTGATCGCAGCCATGAAGGCCGGCAAGGTAAACATGCTGCTGATCCACAATTCCAATCCAGTCTATTCGTTGCCGGCGGCATCTGGCTTCGTCGCTGCGTTGGCCAAGGTGGGAACGGTGGTTTCCTTCGCGACGCTCACGGATGAGACTTCAGAGGCGGCGGATCTGGTTCTACCCGACCACGACGCATTCGAGTCCTGGGGCGATGTCTCGCCGCGATCCGGGATTCGAACCCTGATCCAGCCGACGATTCGACCGCTCTTCGATACCCAGGGGCTCGGCGACAGCTTGCTCGCAATTGGTCGCGAAACCGGAGCCAAGCTCGGCGAGGGCAGCTTCCTCGACCGGCTCAAGAGCGCCTGGTCGGGCAGTGACTGGCGGCAAAACCTGGAAAATGGCGGCGTGTACGCACCGGTCGCCCCGGGATCGACGGCGGTTGTGGCAACAGTCTCTCAGATCAAAATTGCGGCACCCGAGCTCAGCGGCAGCGGTGAGTACACGCTCGTCGCCTACCCGCACTCGTTCATCGGCGACGGCAGCGCGGCAACCCTGCCGTGGATGCAAGAAATTCCGGATCCCGTAGCCCGGGCGAGTTGGCTGTCCTGGATCGAGATCAGCGATCGCACCTGCGCGAAGCTCGGTGTGGACTACGGCGAAGTCGTCGAGGTGAAGACGGACGCCGGCAGTATCGCGCTTCCGGTCTATCCCCGGGGCGGCATTCAAGACAACGTGATCGCGATCGCGATCGGTCAGGGCCATACCGTGGGACACTACGCTTCCCTCGCTGGAGACGGCCAGCCGGGTAAGGCACGAGGCGTCAGCGTCATTTCGATTCTGTCCGATGCCACGGACGAAAAGGGCGGTCGCGCCTGGCTCTCCACCAAGGCCAGCGTGTCTGGCCCGGTGGGCTACCAGCGCATTCCCCTCACCCAGTTCACCGACAACCAGCGCGGCCGCAAGTTGGCTCCGACAATCTCGTTGGCGGCGCTCGCAATGGGCGGTGTCCACGGCGACGACCACGGTGTTGTCGCTGCAGCGGGTCATCGCGAAGGTCATCACGAAGGTCACGGTGACGAGCATGGCGCAGCCCACGGGGCCGCAGCGGCTTCTGCTGGCCACGGTGAATCGCACGAAATCATCGCGCTCTACAACACCGAGAACGACGCCCATCCCGACAGCGAGTATCGCTGGGCGATGTCGATCGACAACGACAAGTGCACGGGCTGCGGCGCATGTGTTGCCGCGTGTTACACCGAAAACAGCATTCCGATCGTCGGTGAAGAGGGCATGACCCGGCACCGGGAGATGAGTTGGATCCGCATCGAGCGCTATGTGGACGATGGCGACCGCGAGGATGGATACGAGCGGCGGCCGCATCCGGATCGCGAAGCGCTCGGCAAGACGGACGTTCGCTACGCCCCGATGCTGTGTCAGCACTGTGGCGCCGCTCCTTGCGAGTCGGTTTGCCCGGTGATCGCGACCTACCACACACCAGAAGGTCTGAACGGCATGGTGTACAACCGCTGCGTGGGCACCCGGTACTGCGCCAACAACTGCACCTACAAGGTTCGCCGCTTCAACTACTTCGACTACAGCCAGGAGTGTTGGCCCGGCAACATGAACCTGATGCTCAACCCCGACGTCACGGTGCGCCAGCAGGGAGTGATGGAGAAGTGCACTTTCTGCGTGCAGCGCATCGTCACGGCCCAGCAGACGGCCAAGGACGAAAACAGGCCGATCGCCGACGGCGAAGTGGTAACGGCATGCCAGCAATCGTGTCCAAGTCAGGCAATTCAGTTCGGCAATGCCAAGGATCGGAAGAGCAAGGTGGTCGTCACTTCGAGCGATGAGAAGCGCGCGTACCACTCACTGCATGTGTTGAATACGCGACCGGCGATTACCTATTTGAAACAGGTCGATCGCGCTGATGACGAGAGGTCCCACGGATGA
- a CDS encoding cytochrome c3 family protein — protein sequence MSRFFRTRRQRLGTSAVLLVSTILIGLVGSIDLSPFGVSIGDSFRGNVASASHGESHVAKSVCDAHRLKAMKEDDPHLEIEIPKEFDKKFPTAKACISHDAAWDVEAPGPMQPIPFSHKHHAGEFKIDCQYCHSETDRSRTAGMPSVEVCMGCHGQFPKEYDQLKGIEILKEHWEEKKPIVWQQIHRLPEYVKFRHNRHVAAGVTCQKCHGPVEELDKLHMVPDTKYWQYGLPTAKLEMGWCIMCHRENNQQASQDCLTCHY from the coding sequence ATGAGCAGGTTTTTTCGGACGCGTCGCCAACGCTTGGGTACCAGTGCAGTGCTCCTGGTCTCCACGATTCTGATCGGCCTGGTGGGGTCGATCGATCTGTCCCCGTTTGGAGTCTCTATTGGAGACTCTTTTCGGGGTAACGTCGCGAGCGCAAGCCACGGCGAGTCCCATGTTGCCAAGAGCGTCTGCGATGCGCACCGGCTCAAGGCCATGAAGGAAGACGATCCCCATCTCGAGATCGAAATCCCGAAAGAGTTCGACAAAAAGTTTCCCACCGCGAAGGCTTGTATTTCTCATGACGCGGCCTGGGATGTCGAAGCGCCCGGCCCGATGCAGCCGATTCCCTTTAGTCACAAACACCACGCGGGCGAATTCAAGATCGACTGCCAGTACTGCCATTCCGAAACCGATCGCTCTCGTACCGCGGGCATGCCCTCGGTCGAAGTGTGCATGGGCTGCCACGGACAGTTTCCCAAGGAATACGATCAGCTCAAGGGCATCGAGATCTTGAAGGAGCACTGGGAAGAGAAAAAGCCGATCGTCTGGCAGCAGATTCATCGCTTGCCCGAATACGTCAAGTTCCGACACAATCGCCACGTCGCGGCGGGGGTCACTTGTCAGAAGTGTCACGGCCCCGTCGAGGAACTCGACAAACTCCACATGGTGCCGGACACCAAGTATTGGCAATACGGCCTGCCCACAGCGAAGTTGGAGATGGGCTGGTGCATCATGTGTCATCGAGAGAACAACCAACAGGCGTCGCAGGACTGCCTGACGTGCCACTACTAG